The genomic DNA gtggaatccttaagtgaggtgccatcagccaccgacacaacggtccgggctgagagcctagacaccggggggtctacctttggggagtgagaccactccttgaccacctcaggtggaaagggaaaacggtcatcagaaccacgctttgggaagcgtttgtcaggacaggccctgggtttggtcacagcggtctgaaaactggagtggttaaagaacacactctttactctcttaggcgaggtaaactggtgcttttctgagggttgctcctctgatactggcggattgagatccagcacagaattaatagaagcaatcaagtcactaagatctgagtcgccctcggaaagatcgatggggtacatggagttagcctccgagccccccgtaagggcatcctcctcatcttgcgagtcagctcttgaatcagagccgcgggatgaggagggagaggaaaccctgcgccttctcttaggaggacggggtctgggacctgatgatgaatcctctgtgagctccgatggacggaggtcagaggatagggatcctaaaggacccttagcaagagcatgagAGGCACCCTGtaaggagggctgatgcatattcatcaaagtcctggacagaagtcccatggactcagcaaatgactgggatatagacctagagaaggactctacccaggccgggggttcagccacaggtgcagaggcagctggagagaccactgggggtgagactccaggctgtggcaccgccaagttagagcagacatcacaatgtggataggtgctcggctcaggcagcaggagcttacatgcagcacatacagtatacagctttggagccttgctcctcgtgtgagacatgctgctggagtgggggctcttcaagagaatgaaccccagggagaatatacaaaggtccacaaccagagaccggctgtggcttaccacaccgctggaagcggtgttgtgtgccctccagatcccgaagcccggacccccaatgcacagcacctcagcagggatgcagagtgcagaaaggcccagcgcaaagtgaactctgcctaagaaaatggccgccggggcGAAGAGAGGGTgcgggacttgggggcgttcctgtaggagagcgggaactggagggccatagagacctacaggggaggagacacgccccagcagtggggagtgtccctcccctgtgcaggacggccgccgggaggagccgtgcctgtccctctgcatgagtgacatgcgagggtagttaacagaaactaggcctccggcaaagccggggcctaaatttaagcggcgaggccgacgcgcaggcaccatcggcgctgttctcgggcgaaagctagagaacccgccggaaatgccaaaataaatacattcagcatactctccccatacaataaagaacagggacccccaacatataaacgtctcaggtacttagctgctgagacgcagggccaggtccctggggatgagtgctccggtccagcagaatcctcaagggactgtggatggagaccggtctcctgccaggcatggagaccgtgctggctcccacttcaagccagagcccaggagggatggtgaaggagcacggcatgtaaggctccagccttggaaatcaaccttacaacaccgccgacacagtggggtgagaagggacatgccgggggtccagatgtggacccgcacttcttcaatctcttccaaaaaaagaaaaaaatcatgagaatgcatgtgtggatgtatgcctcctgaacacaaagcgataaactggctgggactggctcaccagggggtgtataagctcagagggaggagctacacttttaagtgtagtactttgtgtgtcctccggaggcagaagctaaacacccaaggtctgggtctcccaaaggaacgataaagaaagatcaatagaaacacacatacacacattttaaCACTTACACTAGCCACTTTTTTTCCCATACTTACTTTATTAAAGGTTGGTTCctgtaaacattgtttaatttggcTGACAATTCTTAATATTATCTTGCTCTGTGTTCTCTAGGACCTCTTAGCTTTGCTAGGACAGTGGCTTTCAAAAATGATGCTAGTATATCTATTTCAATCAGGAAAATGTTGAGGGTACAGGAAATTAATTTTCATAAAGGattgtattttaattttttcttaAAATAAATTGTATCTCCATTTTATTTCTATTCCAGATGCCTTCACTGCAGAGATGTAGCAGATAAGAAATAATATGCATAAATCATGTGACATTTAACTGTACTACAGTTCAATAAAGGGCgagattagataaaaaaaaaaagaagaaaatgtcaGCCGTGGAGATTTACACCCAGCTATAAAAACTTTATGCAAAAAAATAAACTGTAAATAGAGACCAACTGTAAAAGAAGGGATGACACCACTCTGCTCTCCATAACAGATTTTACTGCGCGGCGGACGATGAATTGTATTCATATAATTTATCTGTGATTTCACCGCTAATAAACATGTTATCCCTTACAGCCAAGAGACCGCATACACAATAGTGATGCGGCTAAATGATGGATTATCTGAATCATTGGGCCAGCAGCTTTCTTTTTTGACTCTATGTCACGCAGCTTTATGAGAGAGTCGCTGCCATACTCCTCTGGCAGAGGCTTATGTCGAAGAAAACAAAAGGATCCGCAGTTCAAAATCAATCATGGGGGAagagacatcatctgtctggaaacaCTCATACACATCAGACTGTTGGCTGGGCCTGCCGACATTGTGGGTTCAGCTGACGATAGTCTAATCTTTATGTATGGGAgggccttaaagagaacctgtcagttgcaatatgcactcagaaccacgagcagttctgggtgtatattgctaatccctgcctaactgtccctgtatacactagcatagataaagagagctttagaaaaagtatttctaaagatcgtttatgatatgctaatgagcgcagggactagtcacaagggcgttacttccagcGACTAGTCCATCCTCTAAGAATGTTAGCAAGCCAACAGGGGGattctaacatgctattcaatgcccattgcccagcgtcatcggggtgacgcgcatacctgtgtccattgtcactgcctcAGACGCCAGATTtaggcacatgatcagaagtctcagcacttctggtcatgcgaactagacctctctgaagccaggacatgtacagCTGGTTTCAAACTGTGCGTGACCGGAACTGTCGGTGGAAGCGCACTGCGCCTAAACCCAGCGTCTGATGCAGTGACAATGGTCCCAGGCACGCGCATCATCCCTGATGACTCTGGCAGTGggcattgaacagcatgttagcatacccctgtgggcatgcttgcATGCTAAGAGAGAAGAATAAGCGCAGAAacgaatgcccttgcgactagtaccGGAGCTCATTTGTATCTCagcaaggatctttagaaatacttcatataaagatctctatctatggtagtgtataaatggacagttatgcagggattagcaatatgtacccagaactgctcatggttctgggggcatattgcaccgcacaggttccctttaaatctaagttcacatttctgttgAGGAGATCTGTTTTGTCTGTTCCATGCTAGGAATATACAAAAGGAATTTACATCCAAAAATGACCCATTTACAAACTGATGAATATGTTAGCAGAGGGTCCACTCTGATTATCATGGGATCAGTCTGGTTTCCACTTGTTGTCAGTTTTTTGatcgttaggctatgtgcccaagggacTGTAACCGCGGAATTTgccatggaaaacctgcggatttatctagattttccagataaatctgcaggttttagcaagcacagacactccccatgttatcctatggggagtgtctgtgtccatgctgtggtatgtgcggctgcggaatatgctgcggatctcccacagccacacataactgcatgtccattattcctgcggaaatatctgcggaaatcccggccctgcactattttctaaagaaaaaaacaaacaatgtggCTTCATTAAGCATCAGATAGCCAACAGGTAAATTTCGGGTATGAATTCCATTAGTGTCTTTCTAAACAAAACCGATGTAACTCTCAAACAGATGTGTGATCAGAGCCTAACAAAATCACAATTTAAATTTCCGCATTGCTTTCGGTAGATCCGCCTGAATCCCGTCGGGCCATAGAAAGGTAACGACATAAATTGAGTTTAAATGaactctcttttgtgttttttttcttcaagCGCCCATTTGTTAAGATAAGTACAGAAATGTAGTCTGCCTCAATGGAGTGGATCTACAATACCAGACACAACTCATGGTCGTGTGTGGAAAtgcttctagaaaaaaaaaaaatgctattttttttttaatcatgaaAAGCCCCTTTAAGCAGTGatgatctgtccacaggatgaggcCAAAAATTTTTAAAAATTAGGATATTACCCATGGGGATCTGAGAAACCAGGAAATAATGCTTCCCCTATATACTATACTAACTGTAGTACCcgacattgcccgggatagtaactgtttctctatctctctcccagtctctgtctgtctctctgtctcgctctctctgtctttgtgtgtctttttgtctctgtctctttccctgtctctctttccctgtctctctttccctgtctctctgtctttgtctctttccgtgtctgtctctttccctgtctgcctgcctctgtctctttcactgtatgtctttccctgtctgtctgctttttttccctctctgtttgtctctgtctttttccctgtctgcctgtttttctctttccctgtctacttctgtctgtctgtctcattccctgtgtgtctttctgtctgtctctttctctgtctggctttttttcccctatctgtctctgtctgtttatctctgtctctttccctgtctgcctctttctctgtccgtctgtgccagtctgtctctctctgtctgtctcttagtcTGTCTCTgttcatctctccaccgacatattacctcacatataagcttcttatactaacaatttccattgttcctatagcaaccaattacagctgctattaataacctgtatctcccagctccattgactttaatgcaggcaggttttttggagagtaactgtaaaacacggggttaaattttcccatcaaaacagtctatgacgttccctgattcaaatggggtgtctgtgcaaaattttgtgattgtaaatgcgacggtgtggattcttttggcggacatacatatatacatacatacatacacatacactcagctttatatattagatataccagTGTGCCTGACGACGCAGCACGTTCTCATACACTTGAGAGACTGAGCCACAACGCTAGGTTCGTTGCCACTGATCCTTCATTCTATCATTGGTAGACGTCCCACAGCCAGAATCCTGAAATCTCTTTACACAGTAATATAAAGGATCACTATAAACCATAGAACACTTTAGGTATGTTAGATCCCTGGAAATTTTTTACATATTTGCTTCTTGACCATCATTCTCCTTGTTACAACAGTGTACTAAACCAAAAAAGGCTACAAAAGTTCCTACATTGCGTTCAGAATTCCAACAGGTGAGTATAAGGTCCATTAGTGTCGAGCTTCAACACCTGCCGGTTTCCATATGTTCCATGCCTTAGCACGGCCCCGGACTCGGACCACTGAGCATGAGCCTCTAGGTCCTTCTGGCACTGGGCTATGAAGAGTGCATATAGGTCCATGCCCTGCTCCTTGCCTGCATTTGAATGGTACTGCATGCAGCGACCCCTTGGCTTTCCTCCCAGCGTAGCCTGAGGAACAATAAGTATATCTCCCGGCAGTTCTGTGATGGACACGTGTTTTCCACAATCTGATTCACTTAATTTCACATTCAGTAGAGAGCTCACTGCAAAACAGAAATAAATGGACTTGGATGAACAACTTTTAATTTGCACATGCATCACATAAATGTATGATTGGGCACAGATTGTATAGTATGATTTTCAGAAGGAACATGGTGATGATGTGTGTACCAGTATGGCAGCCGAGTGCAAATGTATCCAGTTTTATGTAACTAATGCGAATACatacaagtacagtggaaccttggattaagagtaattgGTTTAAGAGCGTTTTGCAAAACAATCAAAgcgttttacaaatttgtaacttggtttaagagcaatgctttgcaataagagcaaatactcaccgagcACACTACCGGTTCTgttctttcaccacgctctgatccgctctggaggtaactttctgtacatatgtactgtataccacTATGcagtacagtatacagtgtgtccacccatatcctgtccaccgccattaacttgagaacggcagcagctataggcatagaagtgttgtctaggtatagtaaagtagccacgcgctacgcaatgaaaccacctatagcgccacctagtggaaaataacggagttagcatttttatctcaaaaacgaaacgagagagaaaaaaagtgaattataaattgtagggcatcatcaattcaataggaatcgacaccttgcatacagaaatgctatgatatgaaatccatgacccccaaaaacattgaatgctagtcacgcatatggcgctcatttaactttgatgctcaaagtggcccccgtcagctgcaatgcacatctggactctgcacagcatactgtatcttgctgcacgttgtgcaatatggtaggtgacatgtttgcacaataatctgtgacacgtcgttgtaggtcctgcaatgttggtggaggggtcgcatacacctgctgtttgatgtgacctcacagaaagaagtccaatggggtcaggtcaggtgagcgtggaggccactccacacagccaccatatccaatgacttgtaggaaggtctccatgaggtatcgcttcacgtccgcagccttgtgagttttacacgttctaatcatagcatttctgtatgcaaggtgtggattcgtattgaattgatgatgccctacaactttgtagttcagtttttttctctatctcgttccgttttcgagataaaaatgctaactttgttgttttccaccaggtggcgctataggtggtttcaatgcgtagcgcatggctactttactatacctagacaccacttctatgcctatagctgccgccgttctcaagttaatggcggaggataggatatgggtggacacactgaatatactatatagcatatctatcaatttgcatttgtggatatagtactgtactttctttcggctaaccagtacagcacattacttatactgtaatgtaattgcctgtgcagtattcctaccccacatttgcctTAGTTCTgctcttattttggggagaatagatttggggggtgTTTTGTACTGTATTAGAATATGAATTGTCATAGTTATACAGCACATTGCTAGTACTGTACGTCCTGCACACcagcaattctattgtaagctaatgtgcagtttaatttgttttatatgtttttactatATTTTACAGtattgtgtattagtgtactgtaataattttatatgaacacagtacattattttgtattactgtaaaaaGTTTGTATAAATTCAGTAAATATTTTTGACCCCCCCTAAACAAATTGGCTGCGTCTcaattatttcctataggaaaattcactttgatataagagtgacttggtttaagagcacagtcccggaaccaattatgctcgtaatccaaggttccactgtaccagcATTGAAGGCCATGTTATAATTAGAGGGGGCCTTCGGTCACATGGTATTATAGACTAATCCTAATATCATATTGGTTGGGGTTCGACACTCAATCAGGTGTTAAATAGCTGCGGTGTCCTGCAGATATGAACAGTGTCATTCTTACAGGTATCTGCTTCGGGAAGGTATATCGGTGGTGGGGCATAGGATTTTTTAAGGTCAGGTCTTATTTGTATGTTAAGTGTAAACTTCTTTCTGAAATCCCTATTACGGTAAATCCTCGTCTAAACCATATCAGCCTGAGAGCTGTCGGGATGAGGTTTATTGTACCTCTATTCTGTTAGTAATTGCAGATTAGCAAAAAGCCTCAAATGCACCTTACTGCTGAAATGAAAGTGCTCTTAGGTAGGATGTATGGGGTACAATTATTGCTAAATTATGTGTTActctgtaaagtctcatcttgtctgtaaatgtcccctctgaattgtaaagtgctgcggaaaatGTTGGtactataaaaataaaattattaattccCATTATTACGGATGCCAAGAAGAATAAGTGCAGTAATGAAGTGTACACCGCTTTGGcttattttgttttatttcataCACAGTGCCTAGATTTCATTACATACCGggtttttttcggactataagacgcacttttttccccccaaatgttgggggaaagtgtggggggtgcatcttatggtctgactgtaaggctgcggggaatgagggtcatcggcggcatgcgcaggctgtagcagagcctgccgtgaccatgtgcgcctgctcatttcatatgcatcctcTCACtcctcatctctcagcgctgaagccgtcgCTCACAGGTGGGCGGGGTAATGGGCGGGGGATTCGCGCATAATTATCAGtcagcccgcgtgatcacccctagcaactacagcctggagtgatcatgtgcggctgtattcactgctgccccccgcacatcatcatcagcgcagggggcagtgaataagtatggtatactcaccggtcactgcagcaccgcgatgtcctcctgtctgccggtccgCTGATGTGCCGTACGCACAGCTATGACGTCATCCCTGCGcgcatcgctctccacacacatcagagggccggcagacaggaggacgtcgcgatgctgcaggggaacggcttcacacaggtcagcggcgcacacagacaggaggatgagcgatgctgctggagcgaggaaaggtgagtataaatgtttattttttttgtgtgccacaggatgcgggccatataccaggatgggggtataaagcaagacgggggtatatagcaggatgggggtatatagcacgatggcggtatatagcaagatgggggtatatagcaagatgggggtatatagcaggatggggatatttatcaagatggggtatatagcaagatgagggtatttatcaggatggggggctataccaggatggggggtatatagcaggatgtgggcatatacctggATGCGGGCGTATACGGTACCTGGATGTGGGACctctatacaaggatggggatcatatacaaggcaggaggatcattaccaggatggggtaccttagtagagaatttggggacattacccccataagtgtcagcagcagatcctcgccccataacagtgtcatgaccacattttttgcttaaaatttaattttcctattttcttcctctaaaaccagggtgcgtcttatgttccggggcgtcttatagtccgaaaaatacagtacattatGGACAATTTTACTCTATATACATACTTTGAACATACATTTTGAACAGAGTATCCTTTACAGAAAAAgttcataatatatatattgtaactTACCTATTTTTGGAATTAAATCTTTTGTTGATCCTTTAAAAAAGCAGATATAGATGACCATACCCCTATTTATCTGTAAATAAATAAGCATATGTGCATTAGATATGTGTGTCAGCAGAAAAATGGCAGAATTCCTTATTTCTGGTACATAATATGGACTAAAATACCGTGTTTTTCGGTTCATAAAAtgccccggattataagacgcaccccaaatttaggaaggaaggaggaaaatatgaaaaaataatttttaatgttaaaattggGGTCCCTCTCATAATcttagtgtgtcttaatcctaatgcttaccaggggggagcggcggtggtggagcgattCTCGAAGGTAAtaagaggcagggtcagcgatgctggggctcagaggagggggtattACATCTCAGAAGGGTTAGTGGACGAAGGGTCAGTGATACTGTGGCCTCAATGGTGTTGcggcggtgggcgccattgatctgcctgcTTGCTGCACGGGATGTAACTGCAGTGGATCGACtctggagggtcacaggatggggtgccACTGCGGCGGTGAGTGCCTggtctgactgcagactccattgaATTGCCCGCGGTTGACGTGATGGATTTCAAGGAAATGGCCGCGGAGACTGTGCGTGCGCAGAAAggtctctgcggccattttcttgaagtccatcgtgtcaactGCGGACAATTCAATACAGCccacagtcagctcaatgcacccaccgTGACACTACAGTAacaccctcagtatcgccgaccctgctatGACTACGCTCCACTACTGCCGCCCTGGTAAGTCATATCCGCATtttaagaccccccccccccaattttttaGGGGGGGGGGAAATGGGTCTTAAAGGCActtaacacgctgcgatatcggtaccgatatcgctagcgagcgtacccgcccccgtcggttgtgcgtcacgggcaaatcgctgcccggggcgcacaacattgcttacacccgtcacatggacttaccttccctgagacgtcgctgtggccggcgatccgcctcatttctaagggggcggttcgtgcggcgtcacggcgacatcacacggcagccgtccaatagcagaggaggggcagagatgagcggccggaacatgccgcccacctccttccttactcattgctggtggacgcaggtaaggagatgtttgtcattcctgcggtgtcacacatagcgatgtgtgatgccgcagaaacgaggaacaaccagcggcatgccccaccaacgatattatgaaaaggagcgacgtgtcaacgatcaacgatttttgacgtttttgcgatcgttgatcgtcactccttggtgtcacacgctgcgatgacgctaacgacgccagatgtgtgtcgctaacgacgtgaccccaacgatatatcggtagcgatgtcgcagtgtgtaaattaCCCTTTACAATCTGGAAAATGTGGTATATTCCCCCTACACATGACACCTACAGGAGTTTTTATGGCCTCCCATTCCCTATTCATATAATCAGTAATATAgagttgtcccttcccctctgcgGATATGACGGCTCCCACTCTTCTGGGAAGATTTTCT from Anomaloglossus baeobatrachus isolate aAnoBae1 chromosome 12, aAnoBae1.hap1, whole genome shotgun sequence includes the following:
- the DTD2 gene encoding D-aminoacyl-tRNA deacylase 2, producing MATSDREVAARVVLQQCLNAKLQVKPQDEDSDAEWVEINRGMVIYICFFKGSTKDLIPKIVSSLLNVKLSESDCGKHVSITELPGDILIVPQATLGGKPRGRCMQYHSNAGKEQGMDLYALFIAQCQKDLEAHAQWSESGAVLRHGTYGNRQVLKLDTNGPYTHLLEF